Proteins encoded by one window of Venturia canescens isolate UGA chromosome 2, ASM1945775v1, whole genome shotgun sequence:
- the Osi6 gene encoding uncharacterized protein Osi6 codes for MNPQLSIVFLTVALVFVNAQSIDDCLQQDSISCVQRSLYRKAKEFFDKDSLELVSGVSLVQSANGGERSARTSKKLVYDQEIAAASDVAERQNVLENFIGDEAGNFLTGRSLRINFAPAITKIGESARAMVDSVPEEVKQAVDEVVEGRGKKKLMKAIMPLLALAKVKIGILSTIGYFVIGLLAKKAIFASLISLAISAFIGLKALWEKKSHGLDVTGYNAGGWSSGGSGGWAPPPTTGGWSSGGSAGWDDHSSFGAHSQAFSGYHH; via the exons ATGAATCCTCAACTATCGATCGTGTTTCTGACAGTTGCGTTGGTGTTCGTCAATGCCCAGAGCATCGACGATTGTCTTCAGCAAGACAGTATATCCTGCGTTCAACGTAGCCTCTATCGCAAGGCCAAGGAATTTTTTGATAAAGACAGCCTCGAACTCGTGAGCGGTGTTAGCCTCGTTCAATCCGCCAACGGTGGTGAAAGATCCGCGAGGACTTCCAAAAAACTCGTCTACGACCAGGAAATCGCCGCCGCTTCTGATGTCGCTGAGCGACAAAACGTCTTGGAAAACTTCATTGGTGACGAAGCTGGCAATTTCCTTACCGGGCGCAGCTTAAGG ATCAACTTTGCACCGGCAATCACCAAGATCGGTGAGTCGGCACGTGCCATGGTTGATTCCGTTCCGGAAGAAGTTAAACAAGCAGTTGACGAGGTTGTCGAAG gccgtggaaagaagaaattgatgaaagccATCATGCCTCTGCTGGCTCTGGCCAAAGTAAAGATCGGTATCCTCTCGACCATTGGATACTTCGTCATTGGTCTGTTAGCCAAAAAAGCGATATTCGCGTCGCTGATCTCCCTCGCGATATCTGCATTCATCGGGTTGAAGGCTCTCTGGGAAAAGAAGAGTCACGGACTTGATGTGACGGGTTACAACGCCGGTGGTTGGTCATCGGGTGGTTCGGGTGGTTGGGCTCCTCCTCCGACGACCGGTGGATGGTCATCGGGTGGTTCCGCTGGTTGGGACGATCACTCTTCGTTCGGTGCACACAGTCAGGCTTTCTCCGGTTATCATCATTGA